AGACAgcgagaggagaggaagatagaCAGGAGAAACAGCGAGACAGACAGGTAAGCGGAGTGAGTTCTGCCTCTTCCCCTTTCAGGGTGACTGGGAGTGACCTGGTGGCAGGCCAGCCAATCGCAGGAGGATCCAAACCAGTTTAGACCGATCGGATCACTTCAGCGAGGGGCCTTGACCtactgctgcagttttaatGGCAGTAAAGTCTGATCACAACAACATGGTGACGGGTTTCTCCAGGAACTTGCGGAACTCTGCGAGCCACTGTGCGCCGACCGCCCCGTCCACTACCCGGTGGTCGCAGCTCAGCGTCACTGACATCATGCTGGCTACGTCGAACCTGTGGAAAACCAAACGTGCTCTGCGTCAGATCTGAGTTTTTGAAATGCAGCATGTGCAGTATGATTGGTGTAGCATTGTTGTCATGGCACTGACCCTTTCTCATTGTCAGCAGGAATCAGCCGTTTGTCTGAGCCTCCGACTGCGAGGATACAGGCCTGAGGAGGGTTGATTATCGCTGAGAAGTTCTTGATGCCAAACATCCCCAAATTAGAGATTGTGAATGTACCTCCCtggtgaaaaaacacacattgaAGAGGATTGTTTCAGTTTACTAGTTCACTAATGGTGGATAAAATCTGCATAAAACTAACTATCCCACATTCAAAACCACTGAAACTACACATACACCCTCAGAGTCATGATGGTAACGTGTTGTACCTGGAACTCATGAGGCTGCAGTTTGCCCTCTCTCGCTTTGGCAGCAAGAGCCGACACATCGGAGCTGATGGCAACCAATCCTTTGGTGTGGGCATTAAAAACTATGGGTGTGATCAGACCACTGGCTGTGCTCACTGCTATACTCATGTCCACCACATGGTTCCtggaaaaattaaaacatatcaATACGGATGACAGCACAGAAATTTGGTCAATATAACTTTGCTTCTACAGAGGGgagctgaaaaaaatgttctttgAGTGCCATCTACTGGCATAATGGTGCTAGCAAAATGTTACCATGGAAATTAGTGCCAGAATTTAAAACGTAGATTTTAGATGGACagaatttagattttaaaaaagtgaagaaTCAAACTACAGATTGAGATTGACAAGGTAATAGGACTACACAAGATTAGCAGATCTACAATCCAAGAGAAACATACTATATGTGCTGTTTATTGAATACATGAGCCATGAaacatgtatctgtgttttgatatgcctgttaatgtgtgtttactcaCTGGCGAATGACCGTGTCCATCCAGGAGGAGTTGCACTCAGGAACCTTGAGGCAGGCCAGAGCACTGGCTTTGATGATGAAGTCATTCACGCTAAGTTTGATATTCTGGGCTTTCACTTCCTGCACAGAGGAGCCGAGGTTGTTtcagaaacacaggaaataactgtcttggaaaaaaaaaaaaacaaaaaaaaaaaccatttcCTGTCTTTCACCCTGTTACACGTATATTTACAAGCAATGACTCACAACATTGAGCTCTTTCCGAAGCTCAAGCACTTGGTCCATGTTGACGTCTACAGACAGATAATAGTGGGGGATGGTTTGCTTGGACTGCATCAACCTCTGAGCAATGACCTGCAGGAAAGACAAATATATGCACTTCAGCTTTGATCCATAATTTATTGTAGAGAGGTATGAGGTGCATTATTCAAGTCTGTGTTGATAAATAGAGTGCCTGTCTTCAGGGCAAAACGTGGAAGCATGGGTCAGAGATAACAGAGCTACACTGTGAAAACCCCCCCAGGACATTTGCCTCACAGCATTCAATTCACCAGCACCAAACCCTGCACAGAGGGAACGTGACATGAATTACACCTGACTGCTGTCAGAGGAGTTTGGGGACAGCTCAAGCTTcagtgttgtccctcacttaTAAGTcaagcatctgccaaatgagttaatgtaatgtaaggACAGGAAGCTTTGACTGGATACAATGGACCACCAacagtcaggtgtgtgtttgctctcacCTTACGGATGTTGCTGATAGGGATGTCTGTGAAGGTCCCAGCTGGTGcagcaggagctgcagcaggagcagctgcGGCCGGGGTGGGAGCAGCAGCTACAGCCTGACAATAGAAATCAATTAATTTGTGTCAAAAAGCATGAAGAGGCAGATACAACATGACACCAAAGTTCTGAAAACGTACAGTAAAAACTAGAACTATAATAATTATTTTGAGAGTGTGGATGAtttaaagtcaataaaaaaacCTTAAGCTAATTGTAGCATATTAACAACACCtggacacacaaaaacacaagtttaaaaaatgaagtgaaacttTTCAGTATATTTGAAAGTAGTCAAAATGTTCTTCATAATTTCACACAGCTTCAAAGTACTAATTTTGTCCGAAACTCAAAGATATTACATAACGGAACAggaaatatttgcattttagaAGCTTGAAACAGAGaatgtttagcatttttgtTTCACCAGTTAAAGAGCAAACTGCTTTAACACTAATGCATATTACACACAAATTCAAATCATTAATTATGGAAAATGAAGTTTTTATATATGATTTAACAGGATTAGACGTGCATTACCAGTGGGAAGTCACGTATACAGAAACCAGAAGGAGCTTCACTTACAGGTGCAGGCTTTGGTGGAACAAAGCTCTCAATGTCTTTCCTGGTGACACGTCCATCAGGACCAGAGCCTGAACAGAACACAACAGCTCCatgtatgaaaaatattttaacattgcTTTTTCTGGCTTTGCATTTAGTGTATTACTAGATATAACAAATGTTCTACTGAAATAAATCTTTGTCACCTGCATATTGGTTACTTACCGCTGACCTGTGCTAGGTCAATTCCTTTCTCAGCAGCAAGTTTCTTGGCGAGGGGGCTGGCGAACACACGCCCCTTCTTGGGTCCTGCTGGGGCAGCGGCTGCAGGAGTAGGTGCTGCAGCAACTGGAGCTGCAGcctgaaaaataatacaaaatgcTCACAAATCAGGTAGTAACTGTAAGAACAATCTTAAATTTGAATAGAGCCCGTATGCAGTAAGTTTCTGGGAGTGCTGGGGTACAAAGTTCACTtatatttcaaagtaaaagctttATGTGTGTCTCACCGCTGCCGGTGCTGgggctggagctggaggaggtgtAGAAACCTCTGCCACTCCAGTTTCTACGTAATCCTTGAAGGCAGCGATGtcactttctttctctacaATGATGCAGAGTGGTGTTCCCAGGGGGACGTCCCGAGTTCCCTCTGACACTAGGATTTTGGCCAGATATCCCTCCTCCTGCACCTCAAAGCCTACACACCAACAACACATGAAAGGGCCATGTTGAGCTTTTGCTTTAATGCTTTAAAtcaggacaaaaaaaacagttgtacagttttttaaaaacagtttaatgaGATGAAAACAAGAATTTACGGAGCATTAAATGAATCTATTATTTCGATTTACCAATGGTCGCCTTGTCAGTCTCGATCTCAGCCAGCAGATCTCCTTCGCTCAGCTTCTCTCCGACCTTCTTCTCCCAGCGCTGCACTGTTCCCATCGTCATGGTGGGAGAGAGGGCAGGAAGTGTGATctgtaacacacatacatcaaaTACACTTAAGCAATCAAGGCAGAGGGATGTGATCTGTGTAATTTCCAGTCTGACCACTTGGTAGAGGAAACTAATGACAAATACTGTTCAGACTCCATGAGAACTGAGGTCTTGAGAACAACTCAAAAAGGCCTAAATCCTGTTGTTGTGACATCCCCCAACTCTGGGACTTTTCTTAGAGAAGCCTGTAACAAACTAAAGCTGAATGCCATTTTGTCGTGACGGCAGCATTTTGAAATTGAATATAAAAGCTCTAAAGGCATTAGGGGTGTAACCGTAACCGTGTATCCACATCCATGGTTCTGTTCAGACCACAGGGGGGAGGGAATAACCAAAATGTTCCCACACTGCTGACTTGAATGCAATGTCAGggttattattcatcttgagCTAATTAAACTAGCCTAGGTTTTACCGCAGGTGTGATTACGCAATCATGATTGGACCATAAGTCACGTGCATCACAAGCAGTTGGAAAGTAGCATAGGtgaaatgtgtaatatttacaaaaatatagaGCTTGCCCTAAAAATAATATTGTGAttaaatgtgttatatttttaattgtGTAATAAAAAATGAGTTTTGTTACATTAGCAATATAGTGGTAGCAGAAGGTTGATGGGGTTGAGGTTCCATCTTCCCGTATTGCAATATAAAATTGTGAATGCTCATTACCATGGTTTTAGGTCTCAGTTTCAGAATTGTTACACCCCTAAAAATCATGAATGTACAAGAAGAATGTACAAGAAGAACAGAAATCATGTTTAAACTTTTTGCTTTCACTGATAAAATTAAGTCTCTATGTGTAGAATTTTCAGGTGACTGTAACATCCTTTAGattattttaagtgtttgttttgtgattcCATTATGCTGCTTCGCTCTTATGTGCAGCAGACACATCCCATCACAGAGAGATCAACACACTGTCGGTCAGACCCTGATAAAATTACAGCTGTGGCTACAGGACACCGTGACTGTAAACAGACTCTACATTATTCAGCTACTCTTTAACTACTCCACACCTGACTGTAACTTGTTTATGTACGAACACACCTACCTTCAAGTGTGTGGGGTAAGAGCTGCCGggggctgcaggaggaggaggagcagcagcagcaggaggaggaggaggaggggcggaGGCAGCTGGTGAAGGAGCGGCACCGGCTGCTTTAAGGGAGTCCAACGTTACGTCCTTAAAGGCTGGGATGAGGTCAGGGCTGCAGGGGAAAATAAGCACACAGATATTAGACATAAACTAACACAAAGCACAACCACATCTAGACTAAAAGAAACTGTTGGACATTTTGAGAATTagttgaaacaaaaacaggtgCTGGAAATTATGTGTGGAAATTACAGAGAGTGCAAAGATACCAGCTGCAATGTTTAAAccaattaataataaataatgtgagTATGTGATCCAAGGCTGCAAATAACTATATTTTCGTAATCCATTAAACTGCAAACTAATTTCCCAATTATTTGAACTGTTTTGCCTAAAAATTGTTGAAACACTGTGGAAAATGTTTATGATAATTCATCAGAGACCAGTGTGcaaattgtttgttttaattggaTGAACGGTCTGAAACTCAAAGGTATTCAACGGATTATCATATAATTATATGAAAATTAATCAATTCCTCACATTTTAGAACCTGGAAACAGAgaatatttcacagttttgcttgaaaaacaaaggaaattcTTAATTTATTATCAAAATGGTTGCTGATTATTAATTTTCCATCAATCTACTAATCAATCTTAATCAATAAGCTCTGGTGTGATCTACTCGTATTGATTTTTCTTCACTATAAAAGGCAAGTGCAAATTTTCAGCATCTGAGACGAATTTGTGTTACTCCATAGACACCTTTCTATACTGAGGtcaatttgttttttcagtctgtattttACATTGTCAGGTAATAGACACTCACCTGTCCACTGTGATGCAGATTACCGACCCAACGTTGACATCTCTGGTCCCCTCAGGAACCAGGATCTTTGCCAGATAGCACTCCTCCAGCATCTCAAAACCTACAGTGGCCTTGTCAGTCTCCACCTACAAAGGcagaaacatttgtttaaaaagtgTATTGTAGTGATTTCCTAAAATAACATGGAACCACAGACACGCACAGCTACTAACCTCTGCTATGAGGTCACCCTCGCCGATTTtatctccctccttcttctcccaGCGAGAGATCGTTCCAGTCTGCATGGTGGGTGACAGTGCAGGAAGCTCCACCTGTTGAACAGAGGACAAATTACATCAGGTCAAAAATCGTCGTGAGAGTGACATATTTAACCTGATGACTGacaaaatatcacagaaaaagCCATTTAATTCAAGAATACCAAAAGATCACCATCGCCTCTTTACTATATCCTCACTGGGCTTCACTGCAAACACTGCCAAATGTCAGCTGGTGTAGGTGCAATTGCTACATCCTCATCACCTCATTCCCTTGCTCAATTAATGACCTACTTACAGAGTCATTACACCACATCTGTGATGTTTTAGGAAAACTTTCAAGGTCAAATAACATCTGATGGCAGATATACACAAGTGCTATAagtggagagacagacatagGCTAAGACAGGGGCTCTCAAACAGATCTTCATTTGACCAGACAGAAGAGGATCTCAGCACTCAGAGCTGAGGAGGTTTTTGTAATGTTTGGGAAGGAAGTTATCAGCTGTGTATACAGGAGGAGGGGAGATaacagctgtgacagtgaaaCCTTTAATGTGACAGTACATGCTAACTGTATGTATTAACATCTATATTCTACTAATATTCATTTTGAAATGCTTTTAATAAATGTGTACCATTAAGTTAAGAGATACAAGATTTATGCTATTGAACATCAACCAAACTGCACCTCTGGGATGCCACTGTCACTTGAACTTGACAAAGAGATGGCACAATGTTTGCTAAAGATTTATTAGTgcctatttttattttccagctttTAATTTATTCAACAGCTCCTCCACTTttttgtgcattgcattgtgggaccAGCAACAGCACACGCAAAAGTCATGATTTTAGGATGCACACTAACATTTATAGTATACTTTCATTGGCTCCACCAACAGCAACATTGACAGTGGTACACACATTAATAATCCAATGTGATTAAAGACTTTGAACTACTCTGCATATGGAAAACCTTTACTTTTAATACCTTACATATATCTTAATGCTAATACTTACTATACTCTGACatgtaacagagtatttcttcacTGGGCTATCACTCTCAATATTTGTTTCACTACTGTACACTACCATGTACAGCACCATACAAGTCACTCATGTCACTCATGGGCATGACAACTGAGGCAGAATAAATATGAACTTCTTGTTTTGCTTGATTTCCAGTCTCCATCTGCTGGATACAACAGAGCTAGAGCTCTCAGCTCAGTGTCCACCGAACACCGATAAATCCTGGTGCTGCTCCAAGGACACTGGATAATGTAAAAGACGTGTGAGATTTTACCGGGATGTGGGACACTTTCTAACCCATACCTGATTTAACGTTAGCTGTGAATCAAATGCCAACGGACCGACACCTGATGACATTAAATGAAAGTTTGGATACTCTTATTTCCAGCTAAGACATACAGTGTTTGTAGTGTTTGACTGTAGAGGTTAAAACCTATGCCACAGCCTGGATTTAACAATTAGGGCAGagacacaaactgcttccaagCTATCTCATGCTAGCCCGGGAGGTCATGCTAGCTGTAACCGTGAACGTTGGTACTACAGCAACAACCGGAACCCGGTCAGTTAACGTTACCTTCTGGTGCGGTGGCAGACTGTAGAAACGCGTTGTCTGACAGCCGCCTGTCACCTGGGGATACCGCAGCAGAGTCGCTCTGTGGCTGAAGCCGGAGCCCAAGCACACGGCCCGGGACGCCGCTCCACGGTGAAGCCGCCTCACACAGCCGGTTCCGGGCACAGAGCGGGAGCCGAGCGCAGCAGGCCCGGCCGGGAGGGCACGGGGACATCGGAGCCCAGAGGACGGCCTGAGCCGCAGGATCAGACGAAGCATTTCGCAGCGGTTGAAACACTATACAGAGCTGttgaataatgtatttttcttacaCCGGCATCAGAGATACGCTGGCACCGAGTGTCTCTGTGCCCCGAGTACCGACCCGTTCTTACCCCTCACTTTCTAATGACCTCCTTCAGTCCAAAACACGGCGCTTTACGGCGCTCCTCCCTGTCCTGCCGCTTATCAGAAAGAAGTGTCGTAAACGGTGGACATTCAAATTTCAGCCACCAAATAAACACCACCACTCTgactaattttaaaaataaaacttaatgtaataaaaacacaaatttattaAAAGTCTGGTGTTTCAAACCAGAAATCTCCTTCAAAAGCTGCAAGGTTAAATTTCACTGCAATTATATCAGTGACCACAAGGCGGCAGTGCAACATTTGAGTTAACCATAGACTACAGTCTATGGAGTTAATGCATGGACAATCACTGTGGCTGCCAACTTTAAACTACAGCAGTGTAGTAATGGTGGGTGGATGTAGTATAATAAATATATCTGTGACTAAATTTCATTGAGATCAAGAGAGACCTGAGAACACAGTACATTTATACAAAATCACCACGAGACACTTCTTTTGCTGCAAAACAGGCACCACACACTTATGCACATGACCatactgattactgattaaaACAGTCACAAGTGTTATTAAAAGTATGAATTAGAGAAGTTTTAAAGTCTCTCAGAGGAATGAGCATCTCTAATTTTCAGCTGTGCACCAGCTTAGTCCAGTTCTAAGATGCATAGTTGAACACTAGTTTTCTCCAGCATTATCTACATCAAAACTTGTACTACTGTAGATAGCAATAAAATATACAAGGTTAACTAAAACCTATTATCACCTCAAACAGGTCACAGTCTAATAGAAGTAATTTGTGAGCATTGACTTGAGGCAgcaaatgttttgcatttttgctttaaaattatttgatttttgtaGCAGTTGCAGATTAACTTCTCTGGCTCTTACTTGTTTCTTTGGAAAACTTGTAAAGTAAGCTGGAATTTCAAATAAAGTTCTGTGGAGTGGTTTGGCTGAACAGCAGGAGTTTGTAATGACTGACCCTCTGGCAGCTCAGTGAGGTTTAAGAGGCCAACAACCCAGTCTATcccaaataaagaaatacattcCTAACTAGCAACAAACAGAGTTTTTCATCCATGGTGAAATATTCCAAACTAAGTACAGATGAAAATGTAGATGCatgttaatttttaaaataacagataCTGTTAATTATTAGTAGGTACAGGGAAGTCCTCACTGTCTTCATACCATCATTAAAAATGGAACAATCACATcttgtttaaaaacaaaactcaggTTTTAATTCAAAATATGTTCCTCTAACATTCAACAAAGGGCTTTTTTTAACACCGACAGTATccatatttttgtaaaaatttCCGTAAACAAACAAATTGCTTGCTAACCATCTCATCAGCAAATTGTACGTTTTACAGTACAGGCAGTTATGGCATCCAAATGGGCTTCACTTAAAAAGTAGACTGATGCATATTTCACTTGGCTTATTAGTAAAGGCAAACACATTGATCCCCAATGGGAAGACAGAAGTAGAGTGAAGgaaaccccacacacacacacacacacacacacacacacacacacacacacacacacacacacacacacacacacacacacacacacacacatgcacgcaaaTCATAAATAGTATGTTGGTCCATTGTTCCTTGACTTCTCAGTCCACTTTAAACCTCTGATGTCAAATTCACATCCACAGCATCTTTTAACGGAAGCTGAATCCTCTCTGAATCTCTCTTTAAACAAATAGTCATAGTCTTTAACTTCAAATACTTAAGGATatagtgaaaatattttacacaaatatacaaaacaatttcatgaaagtaaacaaaacaacagtgctGTTCCTCTGCATTTCTACACGAACATCAAAGTTTCAGCATCGTTTCTATTCACTGACAGCAGTTCAGTATGGGCCTGTTCTGTTGACATGCATGCCGATGCGCTACAGACTAATACTTGAATCCAGCACATCTGGATCAGATTCTGGATTTAGTGAAAGTGATTAGTCTGAAATACATTCAGgggctttctctctttttctttttacaataGACCTGTTTGTTTGGCCATCATCCTACTTTTCACTGTTACATGTTATATGTaattaacataaaatataatactTGCAATAATAGCTGTAGTctggtcagtgtgtttttcagcagtAGATCAGAATGTGGACAAACTGTGCAGCACAGGAACAAAATGAACTGTTTACACAGTTTGACTTTTTCTGTCCTTGAAACATTTGTATTATAAAAGTGGTACTTTCTGTCTAAcccagatatttttctgtttcattctaAGGTAAATAACACTGTGTATTTACTTCACATTCACAATAAAAAACTGACATGTAACTGGGTTAAAGAGCAATAGACAATACATATTCCTAACATGTAATGTGATGGTGTTTTTTTAGAGACAACATTGCTGCACAAGGAATAAAAAGTGATACTGAACACTTAAAATAACTGGAAATTTTTTTCCAATTAGAGGTGAAACAACAACACTACTATGGTTCTAGAAGTAGTTGATTCTAaataatgtttctatttttgagTCCAGTTTCGATATTATAGTTACAGCCTGGTAATAATAAGCACATGATGGAAATAGCTTTCCTCTGTAAGGCACTGGGTTTCACGATGTTCTTGACATCATTTACAGATTTACACATTCTCCAGAGTGAGTCAGGCTCAGTGTGGTTTAGTACCAGCTGATAAGCCTAAATCTCTTGTTGACAAGTCTTACAGTATCTTGCTGATAAGTTGAATCTCAAAAATCATCCATTTGTGCCTCTTTTCTGAGCAGTGCCATGCCCCGTCAGCTTGGACCTATAACGGCCTGGGACAGAATAGATAATGAGGTGTTTACAACCAAGagtcagaaaaatgaagaaagagatACAGATCAGTCATGTTGTCACCTCTTGTCACCACGGTCCTCTTCTACCCAGGCCACTATTTTTCCTTCCCAACCTGGTACAATTGCTCCATCCAggaacacctgcacacagaaaTAAGTACATGTTACCTTCATGTGTAAAGATAACTCTGATTTCTCTGCAACTTGCTGTTGGAATGTGTTTTTGCACAGGACAAGGACTGAGGACTTCATCCCCCATCTGAGTTTCTGTCGGGTTTGTCAAATTAAATGTAAGACTTTTTTTACAGACCTTTTCAGTATCTCACATAATGCAATTTAATACCTTTTTCTCAGTAAAAGAATGACAGAAAACCAGTAGGAACAAGgcttaaaaatatttatcaagcacattcattaattcacatttataTTCAAACTTTGCCAGTATTTTCCAGTTGTATATAACAATAATTCTTAGTGATATAATTACTCAGTAATGTCATCTGGTGCAGATAAGTGGCAGAAAATTGCTGGATAAATTTACCAATTAAAAAAATCCTGACAGATTAGTGTCTTAAGTTGTGACTTCTTAGTGCATTAATTAATTACGTACAGTAACTATTACCCTAAAATACCACAGAGTTTTCATTCTGATAAGTGTGCACCAGGTTTACTATTACTGTCCTATTATTAAAGTATTTACTTTCCCCTGCCTTCTCTTACCTCTTCCTTCACAGTGCCAAACTCAGGGTCCAGGGCTTTAAAGTGGTACCTGTAGTTTCCCTCTCGATCCACAGCTGCCTTAACATCCTTAAGAGTTACCTCACCCAGCCTATGCAATGATTACAAAGAGACTCACTCATCCACATcttgtgacattttattcattttatttctaccTTTAGGCCTCAAGCCTAAATGCATGTGTTTATCAGTGACACTGCTGGCTGGCAACCAATGGAGTCTGAGCCCAAaggtccttttttttttaaaggtgaattaagcaaaaaaaaaaaaaaaaaaaaaacctacaacattttcaaatatttcagaaaataaacacaaacactaaccTCTTCGGTATATTGATCATGGAGGGTGTTGGGGATTTTCCAGTGAAGTACAGGATTTTAGTAGAGGCAGAGGAACCACTGTGAGGCTGACAAACCTCTGTaatgaacaacagaaacacagtttgtAAGGATATAAAAACTCTGTGTATACATGCATTGAGAGTTAGAGTGGCATATGTTCGAACAACTTACTTGTGCAAGGCCAGGTGTCAGAGTCTGTGTGTTGACCTTTGCGTCTTGGAGATTTCCCTCTTCCCTGTAGTATTAGGACAAATGTTGAGAGCCCCTCATGATTTTGCTTCTCTACAGTTTGTCAAAAGTAACTATCCTATCTAAGAAGATTTTAGAGTTTTAATCAATTTTGTAGTATCCTGTTACTGATGCTCACTCATTAATCAATTACATAGTCAAATCTGATTTTAAAGTGGCAGTCGGCTCATTATTCAACAAGTCTGTAGTTAACACTTCGGCCTCTGACATGGCCGTAACAGTGATTTCACACAACAGCCTCAACCATCACTTAATGTGAAACCACGCAGCTTTGGTTCCAGTACTGGCAGTTtctgacagaaaaatgtgtttgcaaGACTCAGGTGTGTTGATGCTTGTGTGGCATTAGTACCCTTGGCGTATGCAGAACGTGCAGTCTGTCAATGAGTGATACTATCCCCTGCTCCAGGGTGTCCAGTGTATGGTGCTGTGGGTCGTGGTCTCTGAAGTTGTTCCTCAAACTCCTAAGTGAGTCTCTGAGCAGTTGAACCTCCTCTGCCTGCTAAcggagcacagacacacaaacaaacacaaacagctcattttattgctgtgcacttttatttttttttacctgtctCCAAGGTGATTTACTGCTCATAACAGTCCCATCATAAGCATTTCTTTAGCTATTCTTTAAAGTTAGAATGGGAGTTCTAGTGTTTCATGTGGTCAAATTACAGTATGTAGGTGAAATGCT
The DNA window shown above is from Lates calcarifer isolate ASB-BC8 linkage group LG20, TLL_Latcal_v3, whole genome shotgun sequence and carries:
- the dlat gene encoding dihydrolipoyllysine-residue acetyltransferase component of pyruvate dehydrogenase complex, mitochondrial, with the translated sequence MLRLILRLRPSSGLRCPRALPAGPAALGSRSVPGTGCVRRLHRGAASRAVCLGSGFSHRATLLRYPQVTGGCQTTRFYSLPPHQKVELPALSPTMQTGTISRWEKKEGDKIGEGDLIAEVETDKATVGFEMLEECYLAKILVPEGTRDVNVGSVICITVDSPDLIPAFKDVTLDSLKAAGAAPSPAASAPPPPPPAAAAPPPPAAPGSSYPTHLKITLPALSPTMTMGTVQRWEKKVGEKLSEGDLLAEIETDKATIGFEVQEEGYLAKILVSEGTRDVPLGTPLCIIVEKESDIAAFKDYVETGVAEVSTPPPAPAPAPAAAAAPVAAAPTPAAAAPAGPKKGRVFASPLAKKLAAEKGIDLAQVSGSGPDGRVTRKDIESFVPPKPAPAVAAAPTPAAAAPAAAPAAPAGTFTDIPISNIRKVIAQRLMQSKQTIPHYYLSVDVNMDQVLELRKELNVEVKAQNIKLSVNDFIIKASALACLKVPECNSSWMDTVIRQNHVVDMSIAVSTASGLITPIVFNAHTKGLVAISSDVSALAAKAREGKLQPHEFQGGTFTISNLGMFGIKNFSAIINPPQACILAVGGSDKRLIPADNEKGFDVASMMSVTLSCDHRVVDGAVGAQWLAEFRKFLEKPVTMLL